One segment of Apus apus isolate bApuApu2 chromosome 1, bApuApu2.pri.cur, whole genome shotgun sequence DNA contains the following:
- the GJA3 gene encoding gap junction alpha-3 protein has translation MGDWSFLGRLLENAQEHSTVIGKVWLTVLFIFRILVLGAAAEEVWGDEQSDFTCNTQQPGCENVCYDKAFPISHIRFWVLQIIFVSTPTLIYLGHVLHIVRMEEKRKEKEELKKKGSVKDNNYAGAAASGNGGGGSNNIKDPLGKKGKEKLPIRDERGRIRMGGALLRTYVFNIIFKTLFEVGFIVGQYFLYGFELKPVYQCSRAPCPHTVDCFISRPTEKTIFIIFMLVVASVSLLLNMLEIYHLGWKKLKQGMTSRYSLEMPVATMTPVMVTGEPKPVALPPPSPPVVVTTATPPPVLPDTRAVTPLLAPVTMAPYYAAATPRPRPNSNTASMASYPAAPPVPEERHRAMTPTPISTPITIPTPIPTPTPAVISYFNSNNHALVAKQNWVNMTAEQQGKVFSSSVGSSTPSSVRHPLPEQEEPLEQLLPPPAGPPIAVANSGSSTSLSGGSGSKWDVEGEEEASGRPVSAACTTVEMHEPPLLVDTRRLSRASKSSSCRARSDDLAV, from the coding sequence ATGGGTGACTGGAGCTTTCTGGGGAGACTGTTAGAGAATGCACAGGAGCACTCCACGGTTATTGGCAAGGTTTGGCTGACGGTACTGTTTATCTTCAGGATCCTGGTGCTGGGGGCCGCTGCTGAGGAGGTCTGGGGAGATGAGCAGTCAGACTTTACATGCAACACCCAGCAACCTGGTTGCGAAAATGTTTGCTATGACAAAGCTTTCCCCATTTCTCACATCCGCTTCTGGGTGCTGCAGATCATTTTTGTCTCCACTCCAACCCTTATCTACTTGGGCCACGTGCTGCACATTGTACGCatggaggagaagaggaaagagaaagaagagctgaaaaagaAGGGAAGTGTCAAAGACAACAACTAcgcaggagcagcagcctctggcAATGGTGGAGGAGGCAGCAATAACATCAAGGATCCTCTTGGcaaaaaggggaaggagaagctCCCGATCCGTGATGAACGTGGTAGAATCCGTATGGGGGGTGCCCTGCTGCGTACCTACGTCTTCAATATAATTTTCAAGACACTGTTTGAGGTGGGCTTCATTGTGGGCCAGTACTTCCTTTATGGCTTTGAGCTAAAGCCAGTCTACCAGTGCAGCCGCGCACCTTGCCCACACACCGTGGACTGCTTCATCTCAAGGCCCACTGAGAAGACcatcttcatcatcttcatgttGGTGGTGGCCTCAGTCTCTTTGCTGCTTAACATGCTTGAGATATATCACTTGGGGTGGAAGAAGCTTAAGCAGGGTATGACAAGCCGGTACAGCCTTGAGATGCCTGTCGCCACAATGACACCAGTCATGGTAACAGGGGAGCCCAAACCTGTTGCCCtgccaccaccatcaccacctgTTGTGGTAACGACTGCCACACCCCCCCCTGTTCTGCCTGACACCCGTGCTGTCACACCACTGCTGGCCCCAGTGACCATGGCACCTTACTACGCTGCAGCTACTCCAAGACCACGGCCCAACTCCAACACGGCCTCCATGGCCAGCTACCCTGCTGCTCCACCAGTTCCCGAGGAGAGGCACCGTGCCATGACTCCCACACCCATCTCCACTCCCATCACCATCCCGACCCCCATCCCCACGCCCACGCCAGCTGTCATCAGCTACTTCAACAGCAACAACCAtgccctggtggccaagcaGAACTGGGTCAACAtgacagctgagcagcaggggaaggtgTTCTCCAGTTCAGTAGGCTCCTCTACTCCCAGCAGTGTCCGGCATCCCCTTCCTGAGCAGGAAGAGCCACTGGAGCAGCTACTCCCGCCCCCCGCTGGGCCACCTATTGCTGTGGccaacagtggcagcagcaccagcctgagCGGGGGAAGCGGCAGCAAGTGGGATGTGGAGGGTGAGGAAGAGGCGTCAGGACGACCAGTCTCAGCTGCCTGCACCACCGTGGAGATGCACGAGCCACCTCTGCTTGTAGACACACGGCGCTTGAGCAGGGCCAGTAAgtcaagcagctgcagagccaggtcaGACGACCTAGCCGTGTAA